In Tachysurus vachellii isolate PV-2020 chromosome 24, HZAU_Pvac_v1, whole genome shotgun sequence, the sequence CAAGCCAGTACTAGATCTGCCACGAGTGATTCGCCTCCTCGAGGACGAGGCTTTATAGCCAGCAAAGGCTGGTTCGATAAATTTCAAAAGAGATACGACCTCAAAAGCGTTCCTTTGTATGGTGATGCTGCCTCTGCCGACACCGATGCTGCTCGTCATTACGTGGAGGATGAGTTTCCTAAGCTCATCAGTGATGGCGGCTACCTCCCTGAGCAAGTTTTTAACATGGACGAGACAGGCCTCTTTTGGAAGAGGATGCCTTCTCGTACATTCCTCTTCAAGGATGAAGTGAAGAGGCCAGGCTTCAAGGCCCACAAGGACCGTGTCACTCTCATCATGTGTGGCAATGCTGCAGGCTTAATGCTTAAACCAGGCCTTATTTATAAGGCCAAAAATCCACGggccttaaaaaacaaaaataaggcTCTGCTCCCCGTGTATTGGATGCATAACTCTAAGGCCTGGATAACGAAAGCCCTGACCCTCGAATGGTTCCTCCATTGCTTCATTCCCCAGGTGAAGCTGTATCTGGCTCAGAAGGGCCTCCCTTTTAAGGTCCTTCTCTTGGTGGACTGTGCAGTAGACCATGCAACAGACCTGCAATATGATGGGGCTCAGATCGAGTTTCTGCCCCCTAACACCACATCTCTAATTCAGCCGATGGATCAAGGTGTCATTCGTGCCTTTAAGGCACTCTACACTCGTTCCACGATGGAGGGCCTCATCGCGGCAGTTGACGATGACGACGAAGGCTTCACCTTGAAAAGGTACTGGCGTAACTACACCCTTGCATCATGCTTGACTAATATCCAGCAAGCATTGAAGGACATGAAAACTGAGACCATAAATTCTTGCTGGAAGAAATTATGGCCTAACGTGGTGCATGACTATGCAGGCTTCACTCCTGACGAAGTTCATCACTCGGCGGTGGAGAAGGCGGTGAGGATGGCTCGCATCATCAGGGATGAAGGATTCGTCGACATGACGGAAGAAGACGTCAACGGCCTTATCGATGCCCACTCGGACCAACTGACAGATGAAGACCTCCTTGAGATGACAAAGTCTGCAAGTGAAGAAGAAAGCGAAGAAGAGCAAGACGAAGAAATTGAAGAGCGTGGCCTTACCCTGGAGAACCTGCAACAAT encodes:
- the LOC132839070 gene encoding tigger transposable element-derived protein 1-like: MIRTKAKSLYDQTLPDDDDKGDAEEAAKDDPDEPQASTRSATSDSPPRGRGFIASKGWFDKFQKRYDLKSVPLYGDAASADTDAARHYVEDEFPKLISDGGYLPEQVFNMDETGLFWKRMPSRTFLFKDEVKRPGFKAHKDRVTLIMCGNAAGLMLKPGLIYKAKNPRALKNKNKALLPVYWMHNSKAWITKALTLEWFLHCFIPQVKLYLAQKGLPFKVLLLVDCAVDHATDLQYDGAQIEFLPPNTTSLIQPMDQGVIRAFKALYTRSTMEGLIAAVDDDDEGFTLKRYWRNYTLASCLTNIQQALKDMKTETINSCWKKLWPNVVHDYAGFTPDEVHHSAVEKAVRMARIIRDEGFVDMTEEDVNGLIDAHSDQLTDEDLLEMTKSASEEESEEEQDEEIEERGLTLENLQQLCNMARAMQRFAQDIDDNVVRAVEFSNSVDGVMSLYKGILQQKKKQRKQLPITMFFSKLKTPATPSAPSEPEASTSGVGASSLPPPASLPLSEANVDHV